A stretch of Dama dama isolate Ldn47 chromosome 22, ASM3311817v1, whole genome shotgun sequence DNA encodes these proteins:
- the LOC133043166 gene encoding small ubiquitin-related modifier 1-like, with the protein MLQQHLTQRGSTTRGRWCAETPGEATFTVSDQEAKPSTEDWGDKREGEYIKLKVMGQDSSEIHFKVKMTTHLKKLKESYCQRQGVPMNSLRFLFEGQRIVDNHTPKELGMEEEDVIEVYQEQTGGHSTV; encoded by the exons ATGTTACAGCAGCATTTGACACAG CGAGGTTCTACCACCCGAGGCCGCTGGTGTGCGGAGACCCCGGGGGAAGCGACCTTCACCGTGTCTGACCAGGAAGCGAAACCTTCAACCGAGGACTGGGGGGATAAGAGGGAAGGAGAATATATTAAACTCAAAGTCATGGGACAGGATAGCAGTGAGATTCACTTTAAAGTGAAAATGACGACACATCTCAAGAAACTCAAAGAATCGTACTGTCAAAGACAGGGAGTTCCCATGAATTCACTCAGGTTTCTCTTTGAAGGTCAGAGAATTGTTGATAATCACACTCCGAAAGAACTGGGAATGGAGGAAGAAGATGTGATTGAAGTTTATCAGGAACAAACAGGGGGTCATTCAACGgtttag